In Halorhabdus rudnickae, the following proteins share a genomic window:
- a CDS encoding zinc-dependent metalloprotease has translation MNLIESVRTVADASGTGPIDWESAAEAATAATDPGDLSLAEAERDAYAADVRAATEAVGAVTDARFDVPESIQILNRHHWIEANVETFERVMAPVQAQADTIPGVARTLNTGTMAVTLGFLGRHVLGQYDPVLLAEDPHELYFVHPNIVQGAKTLDVPIGRFRRWIAFHEVTHAAEFGAAPWLPEYLESRLEGAVEDLSTGTLDREAFRELDAAMTAVEGYAELLMDRAFDRPHADLRDALDRRRQNRGPIAAVMVRVLGLGMKRRQYERGKAFFEAVEAARGIEGASAVWEDPSNLPTDEELDTPAEWLGRVDP, from the coding sequence ATGAACCTCATCGAAAGCGTTCGGACGGTTGCGGACGCGTCGGGGACGGGACCGATCGACTGGGAGTCAGCGGCCGAGGCGGCGACGGCCGCGACCGATCCCGGTGATCTTTCGCTCGCCGAAGCCGAACGGGACGCCTACGCGGCAGACGTTCGGGCCGCTACCGAGGCGGTCGGGGCCGTCACCGACGCTCGCTTCGACGTGCCCGAATCGATCCAGATTCTCAACCGTCACCACTGGATCGAGGCGAACGTCGAGACCTTCGAGCGCGTCATGGCCCCAGTCCAAGCCCAGGCAGATACTATCCCAGGGGTCGCACGGACGCTGAACACCGGCACCATGGCCGTCACGCTCGGATTTCTCGGCCGACACGTCCTCGGGCAGTACGATCCCGTCTTGCTCGCCGAAGACCCACACGAACTGTACTTCGTCCACCCCAACATCGTCCAGGGGGCCAAGACACTCGATGTACCGATCGGGCGCTTCCGGCGCTGGATTGCCTTCCACGAGGTGACTCACGCAGCGGAGTTCGGCGCCGCCCCCTGGCTGCCGGAGTACCTCGAGTCCCGCCTCGAAGGTGCCGTCGAGGATCTCTCGACCGGGACGCTGGATCGGGAGGCCTTTCGGGAACTCGACGCCGCGATGACCGCTGTCGAGGGGTACGCGGAGCTGCTGATGGATCGGGCGTTCGACCGCCCACACGCCGATCTCCGGGACGCACTCGACCGACGGCGTCAAAATCGGGGGCCGATCGCGGCGGTGATGGTCCGGGTGCTTGGCCTGGGGATGAAACGGCGCCAATACGAGCGTGGAAAGGCCTTCTTCGAGGCTGTTGAGGCAGCCCGGGGGATCGAGGGCGCAAGCGCCGTCTGGGAGGATCCGTCCAATCTGCCCACTGACGAGGAACTGGATACCCCCGCGGAGTGGCTCGGGCGTGTCGATCCCTAA